Genomic DNA from Paucilactobacillus hokkaidonensis JCM 18461:
TTACCATTATAGTGTCGTTACTCTTTACTATGATTTGCATGCTTTTATATCATATGTTTGGTCGTGTGGGAGTATTATTCGCGGTCTTGCTGGCATTAATTCAAGTAATTGTAACTGGCCAAGTATTTCCAAATGCAATGTTATCCGGATTCTATCAAGCCGTCGGCAGTATTTTGCCAATGACTTACGCAATTCATGGCTTTGAAGCTTTGATCAATGTTGCTGGTTACAGCGTCTGGGGTGCAATTGCACTGTTGATTATTTTCACTGCTGTGTTGGGTGGAATTGCTTATCTGATTGATTTGGTATTGAAACGGCGAAGTGATAATGTGGATTTACCAGGAAATGATGAGTAATGGTTTAACCATACTTTCTATTTAAAACGTGCTCGCGACCACACTCACTTCGCTACGATGTCGATTGTACTATGCCGAAAACCGGCAAGTACAAGTCGCAGATGACTACATGTAACAATAAAATGGTACTTAGGAATGGTCACAAGTCGACCATTCCTAAGTACCATTTTTTCGTTACATTCCGTCGTCTAACCGTGGTCATTTGCACTCTGACCAAATTTTATAGTGTATTTAATGCTCTTTAATGTAATTAGTTTGCATTTAATGCTAAAATTTGTATAATGTTAGTCAACATTAGTCAAAGAATGGGGAATCAGTGATGGAAGGTCAAAATATTTCAGATATCATTGAGCAATATCTCAAGAGTATTTTATCTGATTCTGAGCACGTGGAAATTCGACGGTCTGAGATCGCCAATTTGTTCGACGTCGTCCCATCACAAATTAACTATGTGATTAAAACTAGGTTTACCATTCAAAATGGATACTTAGTGGAAAGCAAACGTGGTGGTGGCGGCTACATCAGAATTGAACGAGTTAATTTACTTGATGATGTTGGTGTATTAAATACACTCATTTCGGTGATTGGTGATGAGATCAATGAGCACGACGCTGTCTCAATTATTCAAACATTGTATGATGAAGACGTGATTAGCCGACGTGAAGCCGACTTAATGGCGGTGATGGTCTCAAAAGAAACCCTGGCATTAGCTGATCGGCAAGTTGCTAATGTGTTACGGGCGCATGTATTAATTTCACTATTGAACCGGCTACGTTACGAGAGTTAGAAAGAGGGGCATTGCGATGAACAACCTATTTACACCAAGTGCAAAAAATGTTTTGGTATTAGCTCAAGAACAAGCTAAGTACTTTAAGCACCAAGCAGTGGGTACAGAACATCTATTATTAGCATTAAGCATTGAACAAAATGGCATCGCAAATAAAGTATTACAACAATTTACGGTTACTGAAGATGACATTCGAGAAGAAATTGAACGATTTACCGGCTATGGCACACTAAGCAATGTCGATAAGGATACTTATCTTCCTTATTCACCAAAGGCCAAAGAAGTGTTAGCAGTTGCTGGGGATGAGGCTAAACGTTTGGGAGCCGTTAAAATCGGTACTGAACATCTGTTATTGGCTTTATTAAGTGATGAAAGCATTTTGTCTTCACGTATTTTGATGAATTTAAACGTTGACTTGGTGCAAACACGCAAGATTATTTTGCGTCGTTTAGGGGTTACCGATACACCCAAACGTCACCAAGCTAATCGGGCTAAGACAGCCCAGCAACAACCAGAAGGAACACCAACTTTGGATTCGCTGGCACGTGATTTAACGCAAAGTGCTCGTGAAGATAAAATGGATCCCGTTGTCGGGCGGGAGCAAGAAGTTCGACGAGTTATCCAAATTTTAAGCCGTCGCACTAAAAACAACCCGGTTTTGATCGGTGAACCAGGGGTTGGTAAAACTGCAATTGCTGAGGGCTTAGCACAACGAATCGTGGCTGGAAATGTTCCTGAAGACATGGCTGGCAAACGAATTATGATGTTAGACATGGGCTCACTCGTTGCGGGTACTAAATATCGTGGTGAGTTTGAAGATCGTTTAAAAAAGGTGATTGATGAAATTTATCGTGATGGGCAAGTCATTTTGTTCATTGATGAATTACACACGCTAATCGGTGCTGGGGGTGCTGAAGGTGCAATTGATGCATCTAACATTTTGAAACCGGCATTAGCACGTGGAGAGTTACAAACTATTGGTGCTACAACATTAGATGAGTATCAAAAATATATTGAATCAGATGCAGCATTAGAACGACGTTTTGCAACTGTCCAGGTTGATGAACCAACAGAAAACGAATCGATTGCTATCCTTAAAGGGCTGCGTAGTCGTTATGAAGAACATCACCATGCGGAAATTACCGATGAAGCGGTTGAACAGGCAGTTAAATTATCAGCTCGTTACATTAGTGATCGTTTCTTACCCGATAAGGCCATTGATTTAATGGATGAGGCCGGCGCCAAAGTACGAATTGATGCACAAGACAAACCTTCAAAGCGTTCTAAACAAGCTGATAAACTAACTAAGTTAAGAGCACAAAAAGAAACAGCCATTGAATCGCAAGATTTTGATTTAGCTGCTAAACTACGACAGCAAGAGTTAAAATTAAAAAATAAATTGGAACAACAAGTTGCCGGGGATGATGATGAAAAACCGCATTATGATTTACAGGTAACGGAAGAAGACGTTGCTCAAGTTGTGGCAGAGTGGACTGGAATTCCATTGACACAGTTACAAAAAAGCGAAAGCGATCGTTTAGTGAATCTGGAAAAAGTACTTCATGAACGTGTAATTGGTCAATCAGAAGCCGTTTCTGCGGTGTCACGGGCAATTCGACGGGCCCGAAGTGGATTGAAAGATCCAAATCGTCCCATTGGTTCATTTATGTTCCTTGGACCAACCGGTGTTGGAAAAACAGAACTAGCTAAAGCTTTGGCAGAAGCAATGTTTGGTTCAGAAGACAATATGATCAGAGTCGACATGTCTGAATATATGGAAAAATACAGCACAAGTCGGTTGATTGGTGCTGCACCAGGGTATGTTGGTTATGATGAAGGTGGACAATTAACCGAAAAAGTTCGGCAACATCCTTATTCAGTAGTTTTACTTGATGAAGCTGAAAAAGCCCATCCGGACGTTTTTAATTTACTGTTACAAGTACTTGATGATGGTTACTTGACGGATGCAAAGGGACGGCGAGTTGATTTTCGAAATACTATTTTGATTATGACTTCTAACCTTGGTGCAACGACTTTACGTGATGAAAAGGAAGTTGGCTTTGGTGCCAAGGACGTTCAAGCTGATTACAAGGCAATGTCATCAGCAATTATGGAACAATTAAAGCTGCATTTCAGGCCGGAATTTTTGAATCGAATCGATGAGACAGTTGTGTTCCATTCATTAACGAAACCAGAATTACATCAAATTGTTAAATTAATGTCCAAACAAGTGATCAAACGAGTTGCTGAACAAGCAATTAACGTAAAGATTACATCGGCAGCAATTGATGTCGTTGCCGACGCTGGATTTGATCCAGAATACGGTGCACGACCAATCCGCCGAGCATTGCAAACACAAGTTGAAGACCGATTGAGCGAGGCAATGCTTGCCGGTGACATCAAAATTGGTGATACGGTAACAATTGGTGCACGCAACAGTAAGATTAGACTTAGTGTTGTCGACGATCAGCAGAATTCAAGATTAATTGAGGACGGGAGTGTGAAGCAAGGCGGTTAAGCTCTGAGCATTAGCATAATATATTTAATAATCCCTGAGCTTGGGATTATTGAATATATTGGGCTAAGCGGAAGAGCTTGCCTTGCGAAACACGTTCAATCCATAAAAGCAAAGAAAGGGTGCAGCAAAAATTGCTGCACTCTTTGTTTGAAAATAAAACAATTTCAACCAGTGCAAATCTGCTAAATATTGTTAACCAAAGTGTTGGAAAAGGTGAGTCAAACACCACCAAAGCTCGTTAACAACCACAATCTAAAAATTTAGGTTGTCAAAAGTCAAAATTCAGGTGATAATTGAACTTGCAATTGGGAACAAGAAGAATGAAAATGGAGTATGCGAGTTATAACTAAGGGGTAGATGAAATGAAACGAGCTGAGCAATTGGAAAAAACAAGAACATCAATTTTAAATACGGCTAGGAAACTTTTTTTACAAAATGGGTATCAAGGAACTTCTACAAGAGATATCGCAAGTCAGATTGGAATAACGCAACCGGCATTGTATCACCATTTTAGTGATAAAGAGGTTATCTTTTTAGAAGTAATCTCACAGGTTGGTAGTGAAGTCCGTAATGGAATTAACAAGGTAATGCGTAAAAGTGATTTAGATCCAGTCGATCGTTTGACTCAGATTACGCAGGTTATCACACATTTGCATCCAAATAACGTTTTTTCACTGATTCATGGCAGCTTTAAAGAGCTTAAGCCAGGGAGCCAACGTAAATTAGCCATGATTTTTAACATGGATTATTTGGATCCAATTTCAGAATACTTCAAATTGCCAGAGGTTCAGTTACGTCCTGAGATTCTACCATCTGAAGCAGCAGAGTTCTTTATATCTAGCTTGAGTCCTATCTTTACAAGCTTCCACCGAATTGGCGGCGACTCATTGTCAGATGAGGAACAAACGAGATTACTGTTACGCTTAATTTTATTTGGAATTGCCCAAGAAAAATAGTCAGCATGGTGTTCACTGCTTGACTTATCAATAAAAAAAACTTATACTACTTTCTGTATGTAACTGTGAGTTTATTTGAACCGTGTGATCTATTGTCCATACGATTCTTCATATGAAACCAAAGACAGCAATGCTGTTTTTGGATTTTTTTTGCTCAAAAGTTGATAAAATTGCAATTTGTAATCAAATTGTAATATTTCTTTTGAGATAAACGCACTGAATAAATTTGAGAGGTGAACAGCTTGGCCGGACATTTAGTTAAATACGGTAAACACCGTACCCGTCGTAGTTACTCACGAATCAAGGAAGTTCTTGATTTGCCTAACCTGATCGAAATCCAAAGCGATTCTTATCAATGGTTCTTGGATGAAGGTCTCCGGGAAATGTTTGATGACATTATGCCGATTGATGATTTCCAGGGTAACTTGTCCCTAGAATTTGTTGATTATCAATTATTAGACCCGAAGTATACAGTGGATGAGGCACGTGAACATGATGCCAATTATTCTGCTCCTTTGCATGTTACTCTACGTTTAACAAACCACGAAACTGGTGAAATTAAATCGCAAGATGTATTCTTTGGTGACTTCCCATTAATGACTGATCAAGGAACTTTTATCATTAATGGTGCAGAACGGGTAATCGTTTCACAATTGGTTCGTTCGCCAGGAATTTACTTTAATGAAACATTAGATAAAAATGGTCGTCCTAGTTTTGGGGCAACTTTTATTCCTAACCGTGGAGCTTGGCTTGAATATGAAACAGATGCCAAGGGAATTTCGTATGTTCGGATTGACCGAACTCGTAAGGTTCCATTGACAGAATTAGTTCGTGCCTTAGGATTCGGTTCTGACGATGAAATTATTGAAATGCTTGGGAATAACGAGTCATTGTCATTGACGATTGATAAAGATATTCACAAGAATAACGAAGATTCACGTGTTGAAGAATCGTTGAAAGATATTTACGAACGACTCCGTCCAGGTGAACCCAAAACAGCTGACTCATCACGTAGTCTGTTAACAGCACGTTTCTTTGATCCAAAACGATACGATATGGCTCCTGTTGGCCGTTATAAGACTAATAAGAAGCTTGATTTGAAGACTCGTTTATTAAACCAAACGTTAGCTGAAACACTGGCTGATCCAGAAACTGGTGAAGTAATTGCTCAAAAAGGTGACATTGTCACTAAAGAAGTGATGCATGATTTAGCACCATATTTGGATCAAGATGACTTCAAGACGATCACATATAATCCATCTGAAGAAGCTGTTGTTACAGAACCAGTCGAATTACAAAAAATTATGGTTTACTCAAAGGTTGATCCAGAACGTGAAGTACCAATGATTGGTAACGGTCATATTGACTTAAAACTCAAGCATATTCAACCTGCTGATATCTTAGCTTCAATGAGTTACTTCTTTAACTTACAAGAAGGTATTGGTAACACAGATGATATTGATCACTTGGGTAACCGTCGTATTCGTTCGGTTGGTGAATTACTTCAAAACCAATTCCGAATCGGTTTATCACGGATGGAACGTGTTGTTCGTGAACGGATGTCAATCCAAGATAGCGCTACTGTGACACCACAACAATTGATCAACATTCGACCAGTTGTGGCTTCAATCAAGGAATTCTTTGGTTCATCACAACTATCACAATTCATGGATCAAACTAACCCACTTGGCGAACTAACGCATAAACGTCGTCTATCAGCCTTGGGACCTGGTGGTTTGACTCGTGATCGTGCCGGTTATGAAGTTCGTGATGTGCACTATACGCATTACGGCCGGATGTGTCCGATTGAAACACCTGAAGGCCCTAACATTGGTTTGATCAATAGTCTGTCAAGCTATGCGCGGGTTAACAAGTATGGATTCATCGAAACACCATATCGTCGTGTTTCTTGGGATACACACATGGTTACTGATCGAATTGATTATTTAACCGCCGATGAAGAAGATAACTTTGTTATTGCACAAGCTAACTCGCCATTGAAAGATGACGGTGCGTTTGTTGATGATACCGTTATGGCTCGTTCAAAATCAGAAAATATTGAAACTAGCATTGAAAACATTGACTATATGGATGTTTCACCTAAACAAGTAGTTTCTGTTGCCACTGCATGTATTCCTTTCTTGGAAAACGATGATTCTAACCGTGCCTTGATGGGTGCCAACATGCAACGTCAAGCGGTTCCTTTGCTCGATCCTCATTCACCACTAGTTGGTACTGGGATTGAATATAAAGCAGCCCATGACTCTGGTGTTGCTTTGCTAGCTAAATATCCTGGGACAGTTGAATATGTTGATGCACGTGAAATTCGTGTTCGACGTGAAGACAGTGCTTTAGATACCTACAAATTAATGAAATTCCGCCGTTCAAATGGTGGTAAAAACTACAACCAACGTCCAATTGTTAAATTAGGCGATCAAGTCGATGCTAGTGAAATCTTAGCTGATGGGCCATCAATGGAAAACGGTGAATTAGCATTAGGCCAAAACCCATTGATTGCCTTCATGACATGGCAAGGTTATAACTTCGAAGATGCCATTGCGATTAATGAACGTTTAGTTCGTGATGACGTTTATACTTCAATTCATATTGAATCATATGAGTCAGAAGCACGTGATACAAAACTTGGACCAGAAGAAATGACTCGTGAACTTCCTAACGTCGGTGAAGATGCTTTGAAAGACCTTGACGATGATGGAATTGTCCGTGTTGGTGCTGAAGTTCAAGATGGTGATATCTTAGTTGGTAAGGTTACTCCTAAGGGTGTGACTGAATTATCTGCTGAAGAACGTTTACTCCATGCTATCTTTGGTGAAAAATCACGTGAAGTTCGTGATACATCATTGCGGGTACCTCATGGTGGTGGCGGAATCATCCAAGATGTTAAAATCTTTACTCGTGAAAACGGGGATGAATTATCACCTGGTGTTAACATGATGGTTCGTGTCTACATTGCTCAAAAACGTAAGCTTCAAGTTGGAGATAAAATGGCTGGACGTCATGGTAACAAAGGGACTGTCTCTGTGGTTATTCCACAAGAAGATATGCCATACATGCCAGATGGAACACCAGTTGATATCATGCTTAGCCCCATGGGTGTGCCTTCACGTATGAATATCGGTCAAGTTATCGAATTGCATTTAGGAATGGCTGCTAGAAAGTTAGGCATTCACGTTGCAACTCCAGTCTTTGATGGTGCCAATGATGATGATGTTTGGGAAGCTGTTAAAGAAGCCGGCTTACCAGCTGATGGTAAGACTGTGCTTTATGACGGCCGTACTGGGGAAGCATTTGATAATCGTATCGCCGTTGGTGTGATGCATTATATGAAACTTGCCCACATGGTTGATGATAAGATTCATGCTCGTTCAATCGGACCTTACTCATTAGTTACCCAACAACCACTTGGTGGGAAAGCACAATTTGGTGGCCAACGTTTCGGTGAAATGGAAGTTTGGGCATTGGAAGCTTATGGTGCTGCTTATACACTGCAAGAAATTTTGACGTACAAGTCAGATGATGTGGTCGGCCGTGTTAAAACTTATGAAGCCATTGTTAAGGGTGAACCAATTCCAAAGCCTGGTGTACCAGAATCATTCCGTGTGCTGGTAAAAGAATTGCAAGCTCTTGGATTGGACATGAAAGTGCTTGATGGCAAACATCAAGAAATCGAACTCCGTGATATGGATGAAGATGGTGACGATGTTGTCAATGTTGATGCATTGAGTAAATATGCTGAAAAGCAGGCACAACAAAATCAGGCACCAGTACAAGATGCTCAAGTTAAAGGCCAGGCGCCACAAGAAGAAACTAAGCAAGATTAATTCGCAAATAATTGCAGTTATTAAGTTAAGGAGGATCATCCTTTGATTGATGTCAATAATTTTGAAAGCATGCAAATCGGTCTGGCATCACCAGATAAGATTCGCAGTTGGTCGTATGGGGAAGTAAAAAAGCCCGAAACAATCAACTACCGAACTTTGAAACCAGAACGTGACGGCTTGTTTGATGAACGAATTTTCGGACCTACTAAGGACTGGGAATGTGCTTGTGGTAAGTACAAGCGGATTCGTTATAAAGGTGTTGTGTGTGATCGTTGTGGGGTTGAAGTTACTCGTTCTAAAGTACGTCGTGAACGGATGGGCCATATTGAATTGGCTGCACCTGTAACTCATATTTGGTACTTTAAGGGTATTCCAAGTCGAATGGGTCTTGTACTAGACATGAGCCCACGCGCTTTGGAAGAAATCATTTACTTTGCATCATATGTTGTCTTAGATGGTGGTGATACACCACTTGAAAAGAAACAACTATTGTCAGAGCGTGATTATCGTGATAAAAAGTTGGAATATGGCAACAAGTTCAGTGCTGAAATGGGTGCTGAAGCTATTCGAAAGTTGCTTGAAGAAGTTGATCTTAAAAAAGAAGCTGCTGAATTAAAGGAACAATTGAAAGAGGCTTCTGGCCAAAAACGGACGCGTGCCGTTCGTCGTTTGGACATTTTGGAAGCATTCCTCAAGTCAGGTAACAAGCCTGATTGGATGGTAATGGATGTTGTCCCAGTTATGCCTCCAGATCTACGACCAATGGTTCAGTTGGAAGGTGGCCGTTTTGCTACATCTGACTTGAATGATTTGTACCGTCGAGTTATCAACCGTAATAACCGTCTCAAACGTTTACTAGATTTGAACGCTCCTGGAATTATTGTTCAAAACGAAAAGCGGATGTTACAAGAGGCCGTTGATGCTTTAATTGATAATGGTCGTCGTGGACGTCCAGTTGCCGGTCCCGGTAACCGTCCATTGAAGTCACTATCTCATTTATTAAAGGGTAAGCAAGGACGATTCCGTCAAAACTTACTTGGCAAGCGGGTTGATTATTCTGGCCGTTCCGTTATCGATGTTGGTCCTTCATTACGAATGAACCAAATGGGCCTTCCTGTGCCAATGGCAATGGAATTGTTCAAACCATTTATCATGAAAGAATTGGTTAAACGGGATTTGGCTTCTAACATTAAGAATGCTAAGCGTAAGATCGATCGTAAAGATGATGATGTGTATGATGTTTTGGAAGATGTGATTAAGGAACACCCAGTGTTACTTAACCGAGCACCTACATTGCATCGTTTGGGAATTCAAGCTTTTGAGCCAGTTTTGGTATCAGGAAAAGCAATGCGAGTTCATCCACTTGTGTGTGAAGCTTACAATGCCGATTTTGATGGTGACCAAATGGCCATTCACGTGCCTTTATCTGATGAAGCTCAAGCAGAAGCACGGTTATTAATGCTTGCTGCGGGTCATATTCTAGCTCCTCGTGATGGAAAACCAGTGGTTACACCATCACAAGATATGGTTATCGGTAACTATTACCTGACAACTGAAGATGCTGGTCGTGAAGGCGAAGGAATGATCTTCAAGGATAGTGACGAAGCCCGTACAGCATATCAAAATGGTTACGTTCATTTGCATTCACGTGTTGGTGTCTTGGCTTCTTCAATGGATGCTAAGCCATTTACTACTGAACAAAAGAGTAAGGTATTGATGACAACTGTTGGAAAATTGATTTTCAATGATATTTTACCAACAGATTTCCCATACCTGAACGAACCAACTAACGATAACTTAACTGATAATATTAGTGACAAGTATTTCTTGGCTCCTGGTGAGGATCTAAAAGCACATTTTGCTGATGCACCATTGATTCCACCATTCAAGAAAGGCTTTCTATCAGATATTATCGCTGAGGTTTACAAGAAGTATAAGGTTACGGCCACTTCATTATTGTTGGACCGAATGAAAGATTTAGGTTATGACGAATCAACTATTTCTGGCTTAACAGTGGGTATCTCAGATATCACTGATTTAAAAGAAAAACCTGAGATTATTGCTAAGGCACATAAAGAAGTTGCCACCGTTTCTAAGCAATTCCGTCGTGGATTGATTACTGACGATGAACGATATGAGCGTGTTATCGGTATTTGGAATGATGCTAAAGATGAAGTACAACAAAAACTGATTGATAGCATGGATCTGCATAACCCCATCAATATGATGAGTGATTCCGGTGCCCGTGGTAATATTTCAAACTTTACTCAATTAGCAGGTATGCGTGGATTGATGGCTGCTCCTAATGGTAAAATCATGGAATTACCGATCATTTCAAACTTCCGTGAGGGATTAACTGTGTTGGAAATGTTTATTTCTACCCATGGTGCCCGTAAAGGTATGACTGATACGGCCCTTAAAACGGCCAACTCAGGTTACTTGACTCGGCGATTAGTCGATGTTGCGCAAGACGTCATTGTTCGTGAAAAGGATTGTGGAACTGATCGTGGTTTGAAAGTTACATCAATTACTGATGGTAATGAAATGATCGAACCTTTATATGATCGTATTTTAGGCCGATACACGATGAAGTCAGTTGCTAATCCTGATACGGGTGCCCAGATCATTGGTAAGAACATGATGATTGATGAAGATGCTGCGCAAGCAATTATCGATGCTGGTGTTACTGAAGTTACTATTCGTTCAGCATTCACATGTAATACTAAACATGGTGTTTGCGAACGTTGTTACGGCCGTAATGCTGCTACTGGTGACAAAGTTGAAGCCGGTGAAGCTGTCGGAACCGTTGCTGCTCAATCAATTGGTGAACCAGGAACGCAATTAACAATGCGTAACTTCCATACTGGTGGTGTGGCTGGTAACGAAGATATTACTCAAGGACTTCCTCGTATTCAAGAAATTGTTGAATCACGAAACCCTAAAGGTAAATCTGAAATTACTGAAGTTACAGGTACAGTTGAATCAATCGAAGAAAATCCAGCTGAACGGACCAAAGAAGTTACAATCAAGGGTGAAACAGATACCAGAACGTACACTTTGCCTATCATTTCTCGGATGAGAGTTGCTGAAGGTGACTTCATCCATCGTGGAACTGCGCTTAATGATGGATCAATTGATCCTAAAGAGTTGTTGCAAGTTCGTGATGTCTTATCTACTGAAACTTACCTGTTAGGTGAAGTTCAGAAGGTTTACCGTATGCAAGGGGTAGAAATTCTAGATAAGCACGTGGAGATCATGATTCGTCAAATGATGCGCAAGGTTCGGATCATGGATCCCGGTGATACAGATGTATTGCCAGGTGCCTTGATGGATATTGATGAATTCCGTGATGATAATTATAAGACACTGATTGCTGGTGGCGTTCCAGCTACTGGCCGTCCAGTAATCTTGGGTATCACGAAAGCCGCACTTGAAACTAACAGTTTCTTGTCAGCTGCTTCATTCCAAGAAACAACCCGTGTGTTAACTGATGCTGCTATTCGTGGCAAAAATGACCCATTAGTTGGTTTGAAGGAAAATGTTATCATCGGGAAGATTATTCCTGCTGGTACAGGAATGGCTGAGTATCGTGGTATTAAGCCTAAAGAAGTTGGCGTTGCGTCAACTGAAGGGGTTTACTCAATTAGCGATATTGAGAAACAGATGAAAGAAAAAGAGTAGAGTGTGAAAAGCCACGTTTAAATGTCGTGGTGTAACGTAAAAAGAGCAGGTACGATTCGAATTCTAAATCGTACCTGCTCTTTTTACGTTGCACAATAGACATTTGCGGCTTTTTACACGTTTGATCAATTAAAATAAAAAATAGTATCCTCATAAAGTTGTCATATTTCGATAAAAGTAAACAAATTAGGAAAACTAACCACAAACAGAAAAGAAAATGATAAAAATGGAACAAAGGCCAATTGTCCTTTATGTTTCATAACAACGAAATATAATATTGCAACAGAAGAACTAATTGCCAATACAACCATTGTTACTGTGAACCCAGATATAAGTTGAAACAAAATGATTAATTCAACGTCACCAAATCCAATTCCGTGAGTTACCAAAACAAAAAATCCTAGAATCAAAAGTGTTGCCAATAGTAATAGCCAATTTTGTAACGAGAATCCATTCCAACGCACTAGAATTAACAGTCCAGGTACAAATCCAATCAGGCTAGGACTGTAAATAAAATGTTGGAATTGGTCTGTAGCAGCACAAAAAGTTAGCGTTGAGCTAATGCAAATCCAAGCCAAACTTGGTGTCAATTCATATTGTGGTAGGGTAGTGAAAAATAATCCCAGTGCAATTTCATTGATTGTGGAGAATGCAGAAATCAATTTGTGACAAAAATGACAACGTCCATGCTGCATGATATAACCTAAAATTGGAATCAATTGCCAATTTCTAAGTTGCCGGTTACATTGATCACAGTGGGAACGAGGTACAATTATCGATTGGTGCGTAACTATTCTAGCTGCACATAAAGTTAAGAATGATGCAAGACAGGCGCCATAAACAAAGTATAAAATTTTTAACATAAATATCCCTCCTAATATATAACTACGCAAAAAAGGGCTATTTTTTATTTTTTTAGTTTCAAATTTAATTTTTGATGTGAAAGAACGTTGACACTCTAGTTTTGGCGTGCTATCCTAATAAAGGTGCTTTTTTAGCAACGCAGTTACTCTGTCGAACGACAGGCTTGTGCTGTCGTCGATGAGTATCACAATTTAACACGATCTTTGTGTGTTTTTTTTTACGAGATAAAAAGAACCACCTGGATGTGTGGACTTAAAACGAACTTAAGAACGAGAAAGGGGAACTAATTTCATGCCTACAATTAACCAATTGGTACGTAAAGGACGCAAGTCCCATAGTAAAAAGTCAAATGCTCCTGCATTGAGCTTTGGCTATAACAGTTACAAAAAGTCAGCAGTTGTTAACCCATCACCACAAAAACGAGGAGTTGCTACCCGTGTCGGTACTATGACACCCAAAAAGCCTAACTCTGCTTTACGTAAGTATGCGCGTGTGCGTTTATCTAACTTGATCGAAGTTACAGCTTATATTCC
This window encodes:
- the rpsL gene encoding 30S ribosomal protein S12, coding for MPTINQLVRKGRKSHSKKSNAPALSFGYNSYKKSAVVNPSPQKRGVATRVGTMTPKKPNSALRKYARVRLSNLIEVTAYIPGIGHNLQEHSVVLIRGGRVKDLPGVRYHVIRGTLDTAGVEDRRQSRSKYGTKKPKK
- a CDS encoding prepilin peptidase: MLKILYFVYGACLASFLTLCAARIVTHQSIIVPRSHCDQCNRQLRNWQLIPILGYIMQHGRCHFCHKLISAFSTINEIALGLFFTTLPQYELTPSLAWICISSTLTFCAATDQFQHFIYSPSLIGFVPGLLILVRWNGFSLQNWLLLLATLLILGFFVLVTHGIGFGDVELIILFQLISGFTVTMVVLAISSSVAILYFVVMKHKGQLAFVPFLSFSFLFVVSFPNLFTFIEI